The Solea solea chromosome 15, fSolSol10.1, whole genome shotgun sequence genome segment AACTATCAGACTCCCCCACGGAGAAGGTCTTGAGGATGAGAAAAGCTGTGTCTTCCTGACCCTGTGTGATGAGGCTCAGACAAAGGTTCATGGCatctacaaaaacaacagacagaaataTTCCTTAGCCTCAAAACAACTTCAATGCAGCTGATTCAAAGTAAAATTGATTGATTCAGATATCAGGTTCTTTCTCGGTTTCTTATTTCACATTGACGCTTTAACGGACTAATCACAGGAACGAAGCAGCCTACAAGTCAACATGTTTCTGCAATGCGAGTATTACGCAATGTTTCATATTTACGTAAGTAAATAAACTGTGGCTAAAAGTGAGACAGTAAAGTACAAAAACCTTTACAGCTTTGAACACTTTTTAGTATTTAAAAGCATCAAACTccggatttttctttttctttaaaccaATCACAAGAACTAAGCAGAGCTCCACTCTTGACTGATACTGTTATGGCTGCTGATGACTACAATGCTGTGGAAAACAATAAGGGGTGTGTGTATACCTGGAACGTAACCCCTCTCTTGCCTCAAGCGCTCAACCATCTCTGGGACGTGCTGATGATGTCCAGCCCTGGCCAACGCAGAGATGACCTGCATGATGTCCCGGTCCATTAAACTGCAGTCTGCTCTCTCTACTTCCTCCATGGTCTGACACAGGGAGAGAATAGTGTGGGTTTGTTagggaaaataagaaaaagggaACATTGactgaaggaagaaaaagaaataaagccaCACACCTTTTTCATACCGTCCACGTCTCCCTTTTCAGCATAGGCAGAAAGCAGTGATACATATGTGTCAGGACCTGGTTCAATTCCTGCTCCCTGCATCACAGACAGGACGCTCTTTGCACTGTCGATGTCACTGCACGGTGATAAAGAGGATGTTTAAAATCTAGTTACACCAGCAAACACCAGTGCCATACAGTGCAtttaaagagaggaagaaaaaaaaaagcagtgacaCTCACCCTGCACGAGCGTGGCCAGTGACCAGTGAGTTAAAAACAGCCTCGGTGATGGGCAAATCTTTGCTCTTCATGAAACCCAGTATGGTgctgagaacacagagcagacAGTTCAAATGGAAGAAGACAACAATCTAAAGAAGGAATAtcctttatatttaaaacatgtatgtatgtatgtatgtatgtatgtatgtatgtggtCGATAAGAACATCAACTTTACTGACTGGCTGATCCACAGTTTACTCACCTCGCTCCCTCGATATCTCCATCCTGGCAATAGGCTGCTATGAGTCTCTGGTAAGTAACctgggaaaaaaacaggatGACAAGAATCACTGCATTGGGGTTGTATGCCTTTGAGAACTAGTGCAGCTGCAATTTGCATCTGTAAAATGGTagcttttaaatttaaaaaggtagtgagtgcattttttttgtaaaactgaaattatCACAATAGTTACATGTATGACCACCCGAATGCAGTAAACAAATTTCAAAAGgcgaaaatgtgttttgtgtggtcaatatttaacagtaaTAAATCTAatgcaaaatgtcaaaaaaaggaATATTATTTCAATCGCTACAACAAAGCAGTTGCATTGGAACTTACTCTGTTGGGCTGGACATTAGCTGCTTCCATCTTGGCCAGGAAATCGGTGGGGGAGAACTTGAACTCATTCTGCAGGTAAACCTTTAGCAGGGCGTTGTAGTGACTAACATCAAATACTGCACCTGAAGAGCAATGGTTAAAGCTATAACATCAACTTATACAACATACAGTTACACACTTGTTGAATTTCTTCTGTGTATTCAACATTACATTTCAACAGAAATGCTTTTACCAAAACTTGCTTCAACTCAGTCATAATGTACTAAGACAAACCAGACTCTTCCAAGAAGCTATGGAAAAATACATAGGCAAATAATATGATTATATTGATGCCACTGGAGTGGCCTCTTACCCATCTTCTGCAGCTTTTCCCACACACGGTGGGCCAGCATAGTGCGTTCCTCCATAGGCACCTCAGGCAGCAGGGACCCACAACTACGCAGCAACAACAAAGCCTGGTTACCAGTGGGATAACCtttaaaacagacagaaacGGAAGGATCGTGAGGAAGGATGATAACACATCAAAAATGTTTGATTCACATGAGCATTTTGGTGTAAAACAAGATTTGTACTAAAGTTATAATTTGTCAACAAGACAAatccaacacaaaaacaaactagaaAATTGACCTGGAAATAAATTGATAAGCATCTCTGTTTTTCACAGCTTAGCACAGCTTGAGTTTTCATTATAGCACACAGGTAGCTACACTTTCTGGGATAAGAAACAAAACTAGAACCCAAACATAAACCAAACCAGTGTTTGCCTGTGTGAAAGCATTAACTGAGGAGGAAGCTGCAAAACTTAAACCAAACTGAACCTCTGCTAATATAGACTGATCGCTTTGTTTCTCACACTGACCCAAAGACCACGATTTAGTCACATGTCCATCTGTTGTTCAGCGTGCCTACCTGTCCGGCAGATATCATGGAAGAAGCGGAGCAGTAGTGTCTTGGTGATGCGGCCCGTCCTCCTCACAGAGCTGTCCAGTTTGGCCAGAGCCCATTCAAACTGTTGAGCCTGCTGGGACTGCACAGCACTGCTGACCTCATCCTTCttgtctgctgccacagaaTATCCACGCACACACCCGACTGTATATGGCCATACACGACTGGAAAGGACGACAAAGTGAcatcagagacaaaaaaatagtgaagagaagcatgaaagaatGATTATTCAGAAAAGGGAAGAAGGGAGAGAGAACACAGGTCAAAAGAATGATGGCCAAATATGACTGCAGGTATAAGAGAATTTTGGGGGGGTTGACGAGTAAATTAATTTGTTGTAAAAAGCCAAGAACAGACAAACAAGACTGGATCCACCTCTGGTGTATGGCTGTTTTACAATCATATTAGATGGTACAGAAATGGGAGtagacagaaaaacactgagACATTGTGCTTGTCACTATTTATGTTGTAAATTGGGTTGTTACAATAAATCATCAGTAGAAAGTGAGTCCCTATTTTAACAGTTTGGGAACCACAGATGTGCAGTAGCTCTGGGTGCTTTTACATCAAAGGTTTAGGCTGCAGTCATGACCTTGAAAGAAAAACCCTCACCAGAGTACACTATACCAATATTTATCATCTTTAACATCAATGGAGGCCTGTAGCCTCATATTATGCTTCTTCCTGAGTGATTGGTCATGAAAAGGTTTAAGAAAAGCATCTACTGTAACTGTAGCATCACAGCCTGGATGGCTGAAGTTCACTGAAGGGCCTCTTGCTAAAATGTATCCCGAATTTAAAGCTAAAACAAAATAGCGACATAAAACTAGAGCATCACTAGTAGGTCCACCATCTAAAATTCACATACTACTTTTATCAGGCTGAATTACAGCATAATATGTTGGTAGCATGGATACATTGATACATAACTTCTGGGGTTAAACACAAtccatgtttttaattataaagCTTTTATAATGTGTGTTATAATGCTACAGGGTCCACAAACTACATTTAATTGTGCAGGTAATATCGATGTAAATATCACATGTGTGGTTCAGACTGTCATTGAGCCTCAATGACATCTCTGCGTCACACATGGAGGGCTAACAAGGGCTAACAGGCTGCATCATGATACCTGATGGACGCGTTCGCTGGGCAGATGAGTCTATGACAAGCTCCAGTCCTGGAGAAACCGGGAGCTCCGCTGTACAGTCGACTGAGCGGTGCTCCATTTCTCTTCGTTCCCGTGATGTGACGCAAGCCCGAAGGCGAGATTTTGAGTAGCCGGGCTGATCTCAAGAGTGCGGCCATGTTTGCTGTCGCAGCGTGAAAGGGCATCCGTACCACATGTCTTACCTAAGAAAGAAAGTATCGCGAGAGTATCGTCAACTGAGCATGTGAGATCTTTTTCGCTCATCACAATTCATAATACACGTGAAGAGTTAGTATGTATTATGAAGTTATTGTTGGACCTGTAAAAtatacaagttttttttgtcttcaagCTGAAACCAAGATGCATTTGTCATGCCCAGTCCTAAAACTAGAAACATTTATGTCtgcatttgtatatatttaactGTTCATCCACTGGCTTATGTTGGAAGAAACGTGACTTAAATAAacgagtaaataaataaatagagaaataaattaataaataaatggatcCATCCAGCTTCTACAGCTTTGTCACAACGAGGGTGgcagaaattaataaatagatatgtttttaaaaataaaaaatatttctgtattatttatgtattcatttattctcTATTGAGTTACTTATTCATTTTTCGTCCTTCCTTGCAGCAACTAAATGACATTAttgtgaccttttttgtcaaatggaagaagaaaaaaaataaatgttaacaaCACCCATTACTGTGCCACTTACGCCATTGATACTGTATAGTCTCCATTATAGTACAATTACAGTTGACTTGTTCAAGGTCAAAGTATTTTAACAGAGAAGTACTAGACTGGCTTACTATGGTGGCAAAAGTGGGTAAACATTCACTTGCACTAGCTTCTGGaattagatttttaaaatactttctAAGTTATCATTTAATTAAAGTACATGAAAATTGGTAAATTGGATATCCATCAGTTCATCAATTAGCTACTCAGTTTAggactggttatggttatggatgtctgtgtaaataatgaaatcaaCATACACATTAGAGGTCAACAGTGACCACACAACAAATGTTTCTCCTGTTAGAATAATTATTTGGCCATCTTTCTTAAGTCTTTTATTTGGTGTATTCATAGATTTCGAGCAGTAATGAGCATATTGGTGAATTACACAGTCACAACTGAACAAAGTCTTcatacattttaattacaatACAAATATCAACATGTTCAAGAATGCTTTTCATTGGCTCACTTCTTCAATCAATTTACTTTTCCCTCTCATCTTCCCTTTTTTCAAGTTCCCCTCTACGACAGCCTTTGCTTTCTCCAGGCTATTCCTCACACTCTGTCTTTTACTGTGTTCAGTCCATAACTCAAGAGCAAGTCGGCGAATCTGGGGTGCATTGTCCAAGACCCAAGCTTGAaagaattcacattttttgCTTGCCAGGAAGTACTTCTGCCTCCTTgccccttcctctccctctttaGACAGGGCTGCTCTTGCCTGAGAAAGAACAGAGCGAAGCTGACTCAAAGCTGCCAGGCAGTATCCTGTAGAGTCTTTTCTATCTCTGCCAGTCATGACGTGAGCCACAGCTTCCAGTGCCCTGGCTGGGGCAAGAGGATCTTCCTTGTCGAGGTAGCCTCCACTCGAAACAGTGTCTCCACAGTCTAAAGCCTCTTGGACAGAGCTGAACACTCTGCTTGAGCTCAGTGCCTCTGACAGAGCGAGAATCATGTCACATAATTCAAACATCAATGAATTAGTGTCACCGTTAAATAGACACAGACTGAAGGTGTAGCCAAATAGTGCATTGACCAAACTGTAGCATATCAAGGGAGATGGATTTGCACACAAAGAACTCAAATTTGGAATTTTTGAAGAGATTGGAGGCACAGAGGGAGCTGTTGATCTTGCTTTCCCCTGGCTTGTTTCCTTTATATTTCTCCCTTTAATCGCTCTGAACTTTGTAGATGTTTTGGCCTCTTTCTGTGATGTCTTCACTTTGTTATAAGCATCATCTTCATCCACGGCAGTTAATAACTCACTCTCCACTTTGCTGACTTCCTCCACCAGCGTTGTCCCTTCCTCATTGTGCTCCTCCCACCATGGCTTCCAGAGGGGAACTAACCCGCCAAGAGCTCCAGACTTCATCAGATCAATaaacttttccttttctttgccaTCAAGCATTTCCCACAGCTCCTCCTCAGAAAGGTTGTCCACATCCATCCTTGAGAGCCGTTCTGCCAAGTCCAGCCCCCCTTCAGCATGTTCGTCATCTTCATCAATGTCTCCTGGCAGCATATCCCCACCTCCGATCTCTTCTAGTTTTCTCAAAATAGCCTCAATTTCTGGTGTACTCCCCTCTCCAGACTGTTGGAGATCTGCTAACCTGGACAAGAGTTCCACAACCTGTACtttctctgctgtgtcctcttctccttcacctGACACAATACCTGCTTCTTTTAACAACTGTCCCATCCCCCCATCTGTTCTTTCTGCCATATGTCTCAGTCCAACAAGAACCTcctgcattttctttttgtcgTTACCCTCTGTTTTCCCCATATCTTTCAGTTCCTCCAGAACAGACTCCTTGTAAAATGCTTCTGAGCAGTCAGTGTGAGCTGGGCTCTGGTAGCAAACCAAGCCACAGTATTGCAGGTTACACCGAGGACAGGTGTAGCAAGAGGGTTTACATTCACAAAACATGCAGACCACATTTCTCCCAGTGTTACTTCCATCCTCTGTGGATTCCTCCGCTTGTGCTGGCATAAGCAGCACATCTTGTCCAGAAACAGCTCCTCTGGACGGTAACAGAATCCCATCTTTGGTCACCGACTCGGGCTCTGCATCAATCCACTCTTCCTTTGGACCAATGTCTGTCAGAAGAGTTCTCACAGAAGACGGAAGTCTTCGtctaatgaatgaattcatgttGTATCAAAAGGTGAAGGCCCCACAACAGGTAACCTAAGAATTTAATAGATTACAATTAAAATTATTAGAATGTGTGAGATCCTGTCACAAAGTACATTTCAGCAAAAAATAAGAGGACAATTTTTAGACAAAAGTTAAGCGCCATTTTTTGTTAGTACATAAAGAGTACAGCGTTGAAAAAAGGTACAAATTCAAGATACCAGTGTCAACTCAAATGTGGACAGTACCCAATCCAACTTTAAATTTTTAAAGCTCATTTTCTGTATTGTGAAATTATTTCTGTATAAAAGCATTTGATATTTAGATGTCTGCGAAGGTTCTCAATCATCCAgggtcatagtcatcttcaggCGTTAGCAGTAAGCAGTGGGACTTGCTTAGTTGAAACAAATAAGTTGAAGACTATTTAAGCCAGAGGTTCATATAAGAAACCATTTGTCAACAGACAAGACAACTGTGAAACGTGGAGTTGTTTAACAAGACAGATAAAAGATACATTGTTTCACGTTGTGacttcaaataaataaacattatacAATAGGGAAACGCGAATAAAGAAAGTCTATTCAATACAGCATTTAACATTTGAGACACCTTGACGAAAACACAAAATCGCCACTGTAATATTGCGAGATCGCGTTCTTGTATTTCATCCACGGTGAGATGTTAACATTAGCACAACACAGTGCGCATCGTTACATTATTCGTAACGCAACACAAAATATACGTTGTGGTCGCCACGAACATTTATTTAGCAGCACTCGCGGTCAATACAAACATTGTTCAGTGTAACTCAAAGGTCttaaacatgaaaaaagaaCTTACTCGTTTGCTCCAGCTACGTTTCACACTCGCTTTGACAAGAACCGAGCTGCCATGGCGCATTTTGATGACGTATGATTTACTTCTTCGTCGATATTTTACTGCAGTCAGCATCCACACTGTTGGGTAATACTGCCGCCCTCCTCCTATTACTGTCTCCACCAGTAACTATTTTCTGTAGTTgtgttgtttaatttttttgtatttaatgtgtACATTTTCTAAAGAACATAAAGTAGGGGTTCTCATCTTTTCTTACTGACTATTAAGTAATGAGCTTGTTCTGATAACATAATGGAAATTGTTTAActatttgttgttgtatttttgtcaaCAAAGCCTTATTCTataattgcttttattttgctgttgtgtGCACATTATAGCTGCCTAttaaaacatttccaacaaaGTGTGGAAAACACATATTATAAAATGAATTGGTAAGAAGATACTATTTCATACATGCCGATTTGTTAAcccaacaaattaaatagcaaaaattaaatttttacaTCTTCAAGTCGACACCAAGTGAAAATAACTGCCATGTTTGATCAACAGGTAAGTAAATAGGAAAATACTTTGTCATAAATGGTCTTGCCCATAGATACAACAAACTGTTGTGCTTAAaagttgttgatttttttaaattaacactatgtaggatttgctctcaggttcctcccacagttggTGAACAGTGCTACAACTGTCGTAAAATATGTCGAGGTAATGTGCATTTGTAGTCAGTGACACCAGTGAATCAAGACTTCTAATGTACAACTaaccatgtcttcagaccatGTACAGTACTCTATGTTATAGtattttatatacaaatatgattacattgttattatttttcaagACACtacaaaagaaaactaaaataatgaCCTACTGTATGACATATGCTATAAAGTAAAATGTTGTGGTTCTTTCTGTGGCATAAACCAGAAGTTACATAGTGCTAATACAGGCAGTGCAGACAGGCTTAGACAAGGGCGCAATTCACCCTGTTGTGAGTTCATTTACAATCAAATTAATGAAATCCTtacattgtgtcgctttaagGTAGAatccctttgtttttttcagacagCAGCCAATCCTATTTAAAGGACTCATCAGAAACATTTGCAAGTCTCTGAATCACACACTGTTCCTCCAACTAATTTCCTGTCACTTTGCGTGTCCTTTATGCCTGTCTGTCCACGTGTGTGTCTTTCTGACTGTGCCGTGTGTGCCTTCCCTGGGGTTGTTTTCTATAAGGTGATTGTCTCCTGCAGGGGGTCAAGCATGGTAAAGGTCATGTAGGTGGGGAGTTGTCAGGTGGCTGTCCACCCCTCACTGGGCCAATGGGCTCCTGTGCTGCCTGTCAGAGTCTGTGGGGAAAGGGGGAGTGGGGAAGTGGGGGTCGGAGGTTGGCATGTGCCATGCTGTCTTGGCCCTGCCGGGTGGCTGTCATGCCAGCAGTCCTGGGTAGGCTGctgtttccttgtgtctcttttattattttcttcccCTGGCATGTCTTGTGACATGTTCGAACCCCCAACACGAAATCCACAAGCTTCTAACTGTTGTTGGACTGATGTTGTGCAGTAGAATCTCATCCAGGAAGGTTTGCAAAATCTCTTTGTCCTCTTTGCACAAGTCTGGGCACAAACAGGTTTGGCATTTGGTTTTCACTTAAAGATCAaatgttttcacttttctttttccgcATTTTACACATTCTACAAGTACTGTAGCTAAGTCTTTTAATTGCTGTCAGCTGAAGTTGTTAGGTCCACTAGACCAGTGTCTCCCAAACTCTCTATATCAATTCATTTACATCTATATTTTTGATCTGATAAATTAATCATTTCCTAGAGTTGTttggtaaattaattaaaactttgttttaattaaacacacacacacacacacactcactcacacacacgcacacacacgcacacacacacacacacacaaattctgcAGTCTGCCACCAGCTGATAGGTGACAAGGAACAGGCTCTGCCTTTTGGGCATGTCCAACCCTGGTATGTCTGGAGCTGTCTTCTgtacagtagtgtgtgtgtgtgtgtgtgtgtgtgtgtgtgtgtgtgtgccttgtcaggcataaacactgaccttgtcaggaccagtagtcctcatggggaccaaaacctggtcctaagaACATAATTTCtgaggctaagatttgaattgtggttaggttaaggttagggttagggttagagataatgttttgtttaggttgtccaaattaatgtaagtcaatacCAGTTGTTAAAAGGAGAGCTGTGTGGTTAGTGAGAGTAGACCTATGTTGATGTGTAGACTGTTCTGTCACCTGTCAGCTCAAAACAAATCTAGCACTGTAGGGCTCCTAAAAGGGAGActgcttgtatgtgtgtgtttgggggggttAGACTGGTGAGTGGGGGTGTCTTGTCTGTCTTGCCCCTTGCACAGTTTCTACTGGGGCAGCCAGAAGCAAGTATTTCAGTTTGATGGACAGACTTTTGGACATACACTCAAACTtgaacagtttttcttttagtccAAGtaacacatgaaaataaattaagacTTTGAGAAGATATTACAATATCCAAATTTGTATGATAATAAGAAATATAAAATTCacttttgaattttttttttttttccattaatttATACACTGAAAAATCTACCAAAAATGGGAATGCAAAAAGTCAGATGCACTGTTCAAAAACATTATCAAACAACTGCAATCATACATTTCTTCCATGATGAACTTCCAGAATTGTCAGCTATAAAAGAGTGTGGTTTGAGAAACAGTGTCTGCAGTGAATCAGTGTTACTTTTTGGTGATGGATGGAGTATGCAGCAAGCTCTTAATTGAAAGCGGACATAGCAACAACAACCTCACTTtctccctcaccctctcatctgCCCTTTCGTCTTTCCTCCATATACAGTTTTTATGAATGAACCCAAGAATATATGGGCCCACCTCCCCCCACATGAAAACATCAATGTACTCCTTCAATAATTAATCTCCATGATCTATTATTTACCCTTTATTTTCCCCCTTCATAAAAAGGCTTAGCCTTGCCTTCATAAACCTCtcttactcctcctcctctaactTTTTCCGTCCACTCTTCTTCTCCCACTCTCCTTTATAATTTCGCCAGGACACTCTTCATATAAACAAATTCCTGTATCCTGTGCTGCTCCTTGATCTGCTTCGACAAGTAGATTTCCTCACTCGAGTGTggacgtatgtgtgtgtgctggatgCAGTGCAGCATGTGATGTGCTAAAACACAGGTGAATGGAGCGGTAGCCTCTCAGCGACCTAAAGTGGCTGTtgacagcagtgacagcagaagTGAGTGGGGATGGTGGAAGAAGAAATGGTTTCTGTTTCTCTGGACAGAACTGGTCTCATGTCTCATctcagtaacagcagcagtaattcGGGGCCCAAGCAGTGAATGGCACATTATTAGCAATTTAAATCTGTCTTCTGGCCCATTTTTAAGGGgctaaaaattacattttcaaggGCATTTTCAGCCTGACCTCAGTGAAATGTTTTACCTAACATTCTAATGGTCtgtttcccaaagactgggtcaggacccacagttGAGTTgcgggagttttttttttttttcaaccctgACATATGCTTGACATTATATGcataaaacaaagttttaattaatttaccaaACAACTCTAGGAAATGATTAATTTATCAGATCAAAAATATAGATGTAAATGAATTGATATAGAGAGTTTGGGAGACACTGGTCTAGTGGACCTAACAACTTCAGCTGACAGCAATTAAAAGACTTAGCTACAGTACTTGTAGAATGTGTAAAATgcggaaaaagaaaagtgaaaacattTGATCTTTAAGTGAAAACCATTACAAGAAGACTTTTTGAACCTTTTTGGACTGAAAGAAAACCAATCGCAAATCTATGTGGCAATAGTGTATGCCTCTGAAATGGGGAATCTCCCACAACAATGAAAGACAAccttttaaatacactcagccgaattcagtggaaatgtgtttaaaagaaaTATGTATGCAGGGTGAACCCAGCCGAGTCTGCCAGAAATGGCCGACTTATAGCTCCCCCAGGCAAAAGTCATTAGACGCCATTATTAGTAGATAACCAACGCTcctagaaaacaacaacaaacacgttTGCTGACATAGTTTTCATAACTCTACATACGTCATccgg includes the following:
- the znhit2 gene encoding zinc finger HIT domain-containing protein 2, which codes for MNSFIRRRLPSSVRTLLTDIGPKEEWIDAEPESVTKDGILLPSRGAVSGQDVLLMPAQAEESTEDGSNTGRNVVCMFCECKPSCYTCPRCNLQYCGLVCYQSPAHTDCSEAFYKESVLEELKDMGKTEGNDKKKMQEVLVGLRHMAERTDGGMGQLLKEAGIVSGEGEEDTAEKVQVVELLSRLADLQQSGEGSTPEIEAILRKLEEIGGGDMLPGDIDEDDEHAEGGLDLAERLSRMDVDNLSEEELWEMLDGKEKEKFIDLMKSGALGGLVPLWKPWWEEHNEEGTTLVEEVSKVESELLTAVDEDDAYNKVKTSQKEAKTSTKFRAIKGRNIKETSQGKARSTAPSVPPISSKIPNLSSLCANPSPLICYSLVNALFGYTFSLCLFNGDTNSLMFELCDMILALSEALSSSRVFSSVQEALDCGDTVSSGGYLDKEDPLAPARALEAVAHVMTGRDRKDSTGYCLAALSQLRSVLSQARAALSKEGEEGARRQKYFLASKKCEFFQAWVLDNAPQIRRLALELWTEHSKRQSVRNSLEKAKAVVEGNLKKGKMRGKSKLIEEVSQ